A section of the Macaca thibetana thibetana isolate TM-01 chromosome 10, ASM2454274v1, whole genome shotgun sequence genome encodes:
- the CRYBB3 gene encoding beta-crystallin B3, with protein MAEQHGAPEQAAAGKSHGGLGGSYKVIVYELENFQGKHCELSAECPSLTDSLLEKVGSIQVESGPWLGFESRAFRGEQFVLEKGDYPRWDAWSNSRNSDSLLSLRPLNIDSPDHKLHLFENPAFSGRKMEIVDDDVPSLWAHGFQDRVASVRAINGTWVGYEFPGYRGRQYVFERGEYRHWNEWNASQPQLQSVRRIRDQKWHKRGCFLSS; from the exons ATGGCGGAACAGCATGGAGCACCCGAGCAGGCTGCAGCTGGCAAGAGCCATGGAGGCCTTGGGGGCAGCTACAAG GTGATCGTGTACGAACTAGAGAACTTCCAAGGCAAACACTGCGAGCTTTCGGCCGAGTGCCCCAGCCTGACCGACAGCCTGCTGGAGAAGGTGGGCTCCATCCAAGTGGAGTCCGGGCC GTGGCTGGGATTTGAGTCTAGGGCCTTCCGCGGGGAGCAGTTTGTTCTGGAGAAGGGGGATTATCCTCGCTGGGATGCCTGGTCCAACAGCCGTAATAGTGACAGCCTCCTGTCCCTCCGGCCTCTGAACATT GATAGCCCAGATCACAAGCTTCATCTGTTTGAGAACCCAGCTTTCAGTGGCCGCAAGATGGAGATAGTGGATGATGACGTGCCCAGCCTTTGGGCTCATGGCTTCCAGGACCGTGTGGCGAGTGTCCGCGCCATCAATGGGAC GTGGGTTGGCTATGAGTTTCCCGGCTACCGTGGGCGCCAGTACGTGTTTGAGCGGGGCGAGTACCGCCACTGGAATGAGTGGAACGCCAGCCAGCCGCAGCTGCAGTCTGTGCGCCGCATCCGCGACCAGAAGTGGCACAAGCGGGGCTGCTTCCTCAGCAGCTGA